ACCGGCCTGGCAACCGGGGCGCGCGTGACGCTGGATTCCGAACGCCAGCAGCCGGGCATCGGCATGGGTTGGTTGGGGCGGGTCATCAACGGCCTGGCAGAGCCGCTGGACGGGCTGGGGCGGTTGACTGGGGACGGTGTGCTGCCTGCGCAACCGCCCAGGGTCAATCCACTCAAAAAGCGCCCGATCGAGCAGGCGCTCGATGTGGGCGTGCGCTGTATCAACGGCCTGCTGACGCTGGGGCGTGGCCAGCGCGTTGGCCTGTTCGCCGGCAGCGGCGTGGGCAAGAGCGTGCTGCTGGGCATGATTACGCGCCACACCGAGGCCGATGTGATCGTGGTGGGCCTGATCGGTGAGCGGGGCCGCGAAGTGCGCGAGTTCATTGAGCATTCCCTGGGGCCGGAAGGCATGCGCCGCGCCATCGTGGTGGTGGCGCCGGCGGACGAGCCGGCGCTGATGCGCATGATGGCGGCCGAGCTGTGCCACACGATTGCCGCGCATTTCCGCGATCAAGGCCTGAATGTGCTGCTGCTGCTCGACTCCCTGACCCGTTATGCCATGGCGCGGCGCGAAATTGCGCTGGCCCTGGGCGAGCCTCCGGCCACGCGCGGTTATCCGCCGTCGGTGTTCAGCATGCTGCCGCAGCTGGTGGAGAGCGCCGGCAACGGCGAGCGCGGCGAGGGCAGCATGACGGCCATCTACACCGTGCTGGCCGAAGGAGATGACCAGCAGGACCCGATCGCCGATACGGCGCGGGCCATTCTGGATGGCCATATCGTGTTGCGGCGCGAGCTGGCAGAGCGCGGACATTACCCGGCCGTGGATGTGGGGGCCTCGATCAGCCGCTGCATGCCGCTGGTGGTTTCCGAAGCCCATTTGCAGGCTGCGCGCCAGGTCAAGGAGCTGCAGGCCCGTTATGCCCAGGTGCGCGAGCTGATCCCCATGGGGGCCTATGTGCCCGGCGCCGATGCGCGCACCGACCAGGCCGTGCAGCGCTGGCCACAGTTGGAGGCATTCTTGCGCCAGGGCACGGCAGAGGCTGCTCCTTTTGCCGCCTGTGTAGCCCAGCTGGGCGAGGTGCTGGCATGAGCTTGCCCGTGGTGGCCCTGGCGCAATATGTGGACGTCCTGGACCAGCGCGCCCAGCAGTCCATGGCCGAGGCCGCTCGGGCTCGGGCGCTGCTGGTCAAGACCCAATCCCAGCTGGAGCGCCTGCACAGCATGGCGCACAGCGCCGGGGTGAAGAAATTGCATGGGAATGTCGCCTTGTATGCGAATGCAGCAGGTTTCCGTTCGGGGTTGATGGACATGGCCGGGCAATGCAAGGACGCCTGTGGCGTTCAGCAGCTCGAATATGCCCAGGCCAGTGCGCACATGCAGGCCGCCTTGCGCCAGCACGACAGCATGCAGTCGGTGCTGGAGCGGGCGCGCGCCGACATGGCACAGCTGGCGCAGCGCAAGGCGCAGAACGCCATGGATGAACTGGCTGGTCAGGCCTGGCAGCGCCAGGCCCGTCAGCAGGTCGCCGGAAACCGCTAGCACTGTCCATTCGCGAACGCATACAAGGGAAACACAGTGGCTACCTACGATCCGGTTACAACCGCCA
This window of the Comamonas testosteroni genome carries:
- a CDS encoding FliI/YscN family ATPase, which translates into the protein MAAGNSIGLAQSLRSVQLDDVPVAQPAARVHAATGLLLECTGAALPLAARCQIEWQAGAWLPAQVVGFRGAVSYLMPLKPVTGLATGARVTLDSERQQPGIGMGWLGRVINGLAEPLDGLGRLTGDGVLPAQPPRVNPLKKRPIEQALDVGVRCINGLLTLGRGQRVGLFAGSGVGKSVLLGMITRHTEADVIVVGLIGERGREVREFIEHSLGPEGMRRAIVVVAPADEPALMRMMAAELCHTIAAHFRDQGLNVLLLLDSLTRYAMARREIALALGEPPATRGYPPSVFSMLPQLVESAGNGERGEGSMTAIYTVLAEGDDQQDPIADTARAILDGHIVLRRELAERGHYPAVDVGASISRCMPLVVSEAHLQAARQVKELQARYAQVRELIPMGAYVPGADARTDQAVQRWPQLEAFLRQGTAEAAPFAACVAQLGEVLA
- a CDS encoding flagellar FliJ family protein, with the protein product MSLPVVALAQYVDVLDQRAQQSMAEAARARALLVKTQSQLERLHSMAHSAGVKKLHGNVALYANAAGFRSGLMDMAGQCKDACGVQQLEYAQASAHMQAALRQHDSMQSVLERARADMAQLAQRKAQNAMDELAGQAWQRQARQQVAGNR